CTCACACTGGGATGAAGCTGTAGTGTAACTTGATGTTTTCCTTGTCCCAGATGTAATCTTCCAGAAGGAGCTCtttgctgccaggcacacaggTGAGCTGAGTGGATCGCATttaaaggctttgctgggtAGTTCCCTCCCGGGGAGGTACTTTGGGGAGGCCATCAGGACGCACCTGAGGCATGCTATAAACCTGCTCTGGTCCCTGAGGCAGGACACTGGCTCCTGTCCTTGCAGGGAGTGCTGTGCATCATCGctgggctgcacagcctgcccttctcctgcagcccctagGCCTCTCTGTgtgcctccctggggcacactaGGGCTTTGCTCCTGCTGGGAGGTGGCTCCCAGATGTACGTCTACATCTCCCTGGTCAACAGGAGCAGGGTGAGGAGGCACAAGCCtgaaagcaggaaagaaaatgcaAGTCCCTCAGATTCCTcttggtccttctctggacatgtttcactatgtccatatccttcttgtaataggggctccagaacgggatgcagtgctccaggtggggtttcagcactgggctgtgcaatcccctccctcctgcagccccttgacCTCTCtgcatgtctccctggggcacaccagagctctgctcctgctgggaggTGGCTCCTGGCCCTGCAGAGAGGGAACCATTGTGCCCTGGCCAGAGGActgaacccagccctgtctctGGTCCTCCTGCTACAGCCCTGTGTCTCCTCCCTTGCTAAGTGGGGACACAAAAGGTGCCTTCAAAGAGCTCTTGGGGAAGGCTGCAATGGCAGAGAGAAACCCAACAAGCCCAGGAGATTTTTGAGCACTAaccaggagcagtgctggccAGGGAAAACTGGGGTGGCAGCAaaggctgccagcacaggctggcagatgtCAGTCTCTCTTTCTGTCGCTGCTTCCCTTGCAGACCCCATGCACAACCTTTCCGCTCAGCCCTGGCAAGTGAAGATGGCCAATCTGACCTATGACAACTTCACCCTGGGCAACCGCTCCGAGGTGGCCATCCAGCCTCCCAGCAACTACAAGACAGTGGAGCTGGTTTTCATCGCCACCGTCACCGGCTCGCTCAGCCTCGTCACCGTGGTGGGGAACATCCTGGTGATGCTGTCCATCAAGGTGAACCGCCAGCTCCAGACTGTCAATAACTATTTTCTCTTCAGCCTGGCCTGTGCAGACCTCATCATTGGGGTCTTCTCCATGAACCTTTACACAGTCTACATCATCAAAGGCTACTGGCCACTGGGGGCTGTGGTGTGTGACCTGTGGCTAGCCCTGGACTACGTGGTAAGCAATGCCTCTGTCATGAACTTGCTCATCATCAGCTTTGACCGGTACTTCTGTGTTACCAAGCCCCTGACATACCCAGCCAGGAGGACCACCAAGATGGCAGGGCTAATGATCGCAGCAGCGTGGATATTGTCCTTCattctctgggcacctgccaTCTTGTTCTGGCAGTTCATTGTGGGCAAGAGGACAGTCCCCGAGAGAGAATGCTACATTCAGTTCCTCTCCAACCCGGCAGTGACCTTCGGCACGGCCATTGCTGCTTTCTACCTGCCTGTGGTCATCATGACGGTGCTGTACATCCACATCTccctggccagcaggagcagggtgaggAGGCACAAGCCtgaaagcaggaaagaaaagaaaagcaagtcCCTCCGGTTCCTGAAGGGCCCCGTgatcaaacaaaacaacaataaCTCCcccaagaaggctgtggaggtgaAAGAGGAAGTGAGAAACGGGAAAGTGGATGacaagccctcagcacagacagaggctgctggccatcaggaggagaaagagacttCCAACGAGTCCAGCACTGTCAGCATGACTCAGACCACAAAAGATAAGCCCACAGCAGAAATCTTGCCGGTGGGGcaagggcagagcccagcccagccccgggtGAACCCAACTTCCAAGTGGTCCAAGATTAAGATTGTCACCAAGCAAACTGGGACCGAATGCGTAACGGCCATTGAGATTGTCCCAGCTAAGGCAGGAGCCTCTAACCACAACTCTCTGTCCAACAGCCGCCCAGCCAACGTCGCCAGGAAGTTTGCCAGCATTGCCAGGAGCCAAGTGCGGAAGAAGCGGCAGATGGCAGCCCGGGAGAAGAAAGTCACCCGCACCATATTTGCCATCCTCCTAGCCTTCATACTCACATGGACGCCGTACAACGTGATGGTCCTCATTAACACCTTCTGTGAGACCTGTGTGCCCGAAACAGTGTGGTCCATTGGCTACTGGCTCTGCTACGTCAACAGCACCATCAACCCAGCCTGCTATGCCCTCTGCAATGCCACTTTCAAGAAGACCTTCAAGCACCTTCTCATGTGCCAGTACAGGAACATTGGCACAGCCAGATAGGCTGGCACTCAGGGACCACTTCAGCAACATTACAGAAGCTCTTCCCTTTGCCTCCTTTGCCAGGAAGGGTCCTCTGCTCCCCGCTCACAGCAATGCAGACTGTACAGTGATTGCAGGTGATGCCCTTCATCCAATACTGACAAAGGTCCAAGGAACCTTCTAAGgtgcagctccttccagtcacCCTGGGACCTTGGGGAGCCAGTGGGAAAGTCGGTGGCATGAGGAGGAGGTATGGTGACCAGAAGCCCTCCCCAGATCCCTGCTTTTGAGGGAAAGGCCAACTGGCATCAGTCTCTGTCCCGAGCCTGgatgcctcctcttctcctggatgACCATCTCCAGTGCATCAGAGCTTGTCTGCATGCAGACGGTCTAATGCTGGATGCCTTCAACAAGCTTTTAAATCAGTCATTACCCAAGAAATGAAAAGAAGCCAGGGCCACACATTTGCCAGCCATCGTGGACCAGGATGGTTTGGGCATGGTCATGGGGAGTCCTGCTGGCCCAGCCAGGCTTCCTCCCAGTGCAGTCAAGATGGCACCCTAACAGATGTGCCAAggtccttcctttcccttgagAGATGCCTTCATACAGCCTCACCCAGGGACCGAGGAGAGGAATTTTCGCCTGGGCTTCAGATACACTCTACCCTTCATATCCTTTCTGCCCATAGCCAACGACTGGCTGGATGGACAGACAGATAAGTTGAGCATCTCATTCCTGGGTGAGGAGTCACTTCTTATAACGGTGGAACCTAAAACTGCAAAGAAAAGCAGTGTAGTGGTGCAGAACTTCTCTACATCAGCCTGGGGGAAATGTAGCCCCTGAGAAGTGGGCAGCAGCAACGGTGAAAATAACTGTCCTTGGGAGGGATGGGGGGAAATAGGGGGTCTTGGAGAGGGTTGGGAAGAGGGCCTGCAATGTGGATGAGGTGCCTTGTGCCTCATCCGGGCCATGAGCAGGTCCCCACGGCAGGTGTGGGAGGCCTGATGATGCATGGCTTCCGGGGCTGGGAAAGGACAGTGGTGGCCTgtagccctgctcctgccccaagaGCAGGGGGACACCCCTGGAAGGCCAAAGGAGCTGGCTATTGAGCTTTGTAAATGGATGTAACCCTGTCATCAGTGTTGTGATGGAGCCCTCAGCATGCAGGCTTCAGCCAGCATCTTCAGCCCCCTCCCAGCctacctgtgtgtgtgcagcccagacCACCTTGGAGCTGCTCCTCAATGTCTCCCAAAGCAGAGTCTCTGCAAGAACTTGGCAGATAGAGCTGGTTGCAGATGACAGACAGGACACAACCACACTGGCACATGTCCACACGTCCTTCCCATGCCCATGCTGGGGTGATgctgtgcaacctggagaaagGCTGCCCTGGCCCAGATGGGgacacctctccctgcctcagcCATTGCCTTTAGGATTAAACTCACACAGCGGTGCCCAAAATGCCTGGTGggcttttggttgtttttttctttccaaactgTTAAAATCATGGCCCAACCCATCCTGAGACAAATAAAGACCTCGGACCAGAAACCAATGGCCACAGTGTGAGGAGTGCCTGAGTCCTTGTCTGATcgctcccctccccccagcttCCCCGTGTCACCTACCAGTGACacttgctgcagcacacaggtggCAGTCCCATCCCTCCGTCCAAGATCAAGGAGGGGAGCAGCCCAAAGCGCTGTGAGAAGGGGTCGGACCCTTGTGTCTTCTCCAGGACCACATGCGTGAGGCACTCACAACATCGCCACCAGCAGCCACACGCTGGCTTCACTGCTGCTCCCGCTGGgctcagagaagctgagggTTGCTGGGGTTTCTAGCACCGCAGcaccctgtgaggatgacagggGGCTTACAATATTTTTAGTAAAAGATTTTtattggaaaagaaaacaacccccaTTTTCCAAAAGAAGTGAGAGCTCCCACCTAGCACCAGTGCTGGTGTGCCAACAGCAGAGGGCCTGCAGCCCTGGCGTGGCCACAGATGGCTGGAAGTGATGGAAGAGAAGGAATGCAGTGGTTCttggggacagtggctttgtTTGCCCCAGCTGAAGggatgttgggaaaaaaaaaaacctcaaactgaGAGCAGTCCTCACAGGAGTGAGGGGCATGAATGGTGGGGTTACTTGGGCATTACACCTAGCCCTTCCTCCTGATACTGGTACCTGGCAGAGTGAGAAGGCTCCTGGGGTCACCACAGGATGTGCTAAAGGCATCTCATTCGTGCtggagggtggggggaaaaaagtgtgtTCCCATCCCAGCTTTGCAGACACATCCCAAAGAACCTcaacagcagctgagagaaggcAAGCAGGACACACTGTCAGCAGCGgtggggcagcagggagagggacagCCCCTCCTGTGGGGCAGGTGGGTTTGCTCTCTACAACACTAGTGATTAAAACAAGGCATCTCAGTGAAAGATGAGGTcacagaaaggaggaaggagaggaggaggaagactggagagtggctggctgcagctggacatcCAGCCCTGTAAGCACCATGTCGAGGGGCCAATGAAGATGCTGGCTTCTCATTCTAGTCCTTCCCCTTGCCCTTCTTTGCTGTATTGAAGAAGCACAGAATACAGGAGTTAGCagtctgccagcagctcaccaACCCTGCAGGCACCCCTCAACAATCAAAACTATGTTTTGTACCAGGACCATGAATAGAGGAGGAATCTTCATCCCACCAAAGCTGGATGTGACCGGGGTTTTTCCTAGCAGCACCTGCATCCCacccagccaccagctggactTTGGGGCTGTCATACATGCTGATGCAGAGGGAAGAGCATCCTATGTGATTCCTCATATCACCAGCAAAATACAACCCAAATGGGCCAATCTGTTCCTAGAGAGACCCTGCCTTTGCTCCAAATGGGGACTCTTCTAGGGACAGGAGTGATGGGGACTGACCTTTGGACTTTGATTTGATCTTGGAAGAGCAGGGCTTGGTCACATAGACAATCTCTTCACACTGGGCATTGTACAGGGCTTTCTTCAGGATGCCGGAGCGAGTCTTCACACCTGTCTGAGAGCTGCACCCACCCCAGCTCTCAAATTTGTACTTGCAATCAGctgtggaagagaaaggagaggtttCAGAGCTGGTAAGGACCTGGTATGGGTATCACCCCTGCCCACTTAGCCCAGGGTGGTCCTCAGATATCCCACTGCCATACACCCACCTCCAAACTTCTTCTTCCAGTTGCAGGGGATCTTGCATTTGAGCTTCTTGCTCTCATCTTTGCAAGTTCCCTCACGGTATCCCAGGCCACAGTCCTTGCTGTTGGGGACACAGGGTCCCCAGCGCCAGTCCTCGCACTCGGAGATGTCCTTCTTCACCTTCTCTGCAAGGGAAGGGGGGAGCAGGTGCTCGCTACAGGGACACAGGAGCATACCCAGGGctgcccccccaccccattGGCCTCATGCCCCAGGCTGCTTCTCACCTTTCTTGTTCttgccagcctcagcagtggcGCACAGCAGGAtcagagccaggaggaggacAAGGCCCCGGACATGCATCCTGCCTGGACAGGAGGGAGAAGGTGAGAGCACAGTGCAACAGTGAGAAGGGGGCACAGTGGACTGGAGGCAGCCTACCTGGGCACGAGGTGGCACCTGCCTCCATTGCACATGGGTATGTAGCAGAGTGGGACATGTGTGCAGATCTCTATGCCCTGCTCATTGATATCCTTTACATCATGTTTACTACTTGTAACAGGAGGGTTAATATTGCATCTCACCAACTGCCTCCAGCTGAAGAGCTGTTGGGAGCTTATTCCTATCCTGCAGTCCCCCACTGTCTTGCATGTGGCCAAAACAGTCTCTGAAGGAACATCTGCATTccacacagcagctggggaaggctcCTTCATCGGGTACACCCAGGCCCagattgctgcctctgcctgcagaaagcaatGCAGCCCCACACCtgcatgctggcagcaggggttCTGCTCCCTGGTGCAGGTCCCCAGCTCCTACCACCCTATACTTCTCCATGGCTCCTTTATCCAGAACCCAGCATGCTCCTGCCTCACATCAAAGATtccagggccagggaagtgtgGCTACCATGGCACCTTTCTCCAGCTCCAGAGCAATccaggaaggggaaagaaaaagcctaGCAAAACCGAACGTGCTGTCATGAGGGGTCTGAGAGCTAAAGCAGCCgatcaagcagcagcagaagagctcaCACAGCATGGGTGCTTGCCGGAGAGATGGAGTGGGAGAACTGCGCCCActgctggcactcagctgtCCGCACAGCGCTCACCGTGCGGTGAGGGGATGTGCACGCCTGTGCACCCACCTGAGAGCAGGTCAAGGGCAAGGGTGCACGCAAATAGGGGTGCAGCTCCCGGGGCCCTgccccccttccccagctcaaTGCCATACTCACTGGCTTTGGGCCAGGTGACAGCTTCCCTCTGGCTGCCACCATGAGTCTCTGTGGGAcactgctcccagcaggagtgCAGCTATACAAAGGCAGCATCTCAAGTCGGGCATCCACTTACTTATTCCCTTAAAGTCTTTTAGGATGACACTCacatctgcctggcagcaggcagccacaaAATACATTGCACATGTCCTGTGGCTCCATGATGGGCTTGGCCGGAGTGGTCAGGACACACCATGTGCTCCACGGGGACATCAGTTtgttccctgcccccaggctccccaggcagcacGCTAGAGAGAGCAGCTCTCCGCATTATTTAGGCTTCAGCGCATTCACCTTTCATGCGTCCGCCGCCGGCTCCGCTCTGCATTGAACTGTCACAGGGAATTACACAGCCCGGCTGGCTGAAGGGGGTGAGAGCTGCTTTCCCCCTCACCCCTGTTCGGCTGGGAGCCATCCTGCCCAGCACGGCACCACTCAGCCTTCTTCCCACTCAGCTGCCTTCCAAAGGGCAACAGCTTGGCCCAGACAGGCTGGTTACAGATGGCTGAGTGGGGGCTGTGCTGAGTTCTAAGcattcctgtccctctttctGCAGCCCATTGGCTGGGGCATC
This genomic interval from Pogoniulus pusillus isolate bPogPus1 chromosome 1, bPogPus1.pri, whole genome shotgun sequence contains the following:
- the CHRM4 gene encoding muscarinic acetylcholine receptor M4 isoform X1 — encoded protein: MAAENGSAAASGGGGWGLPDVIFQKELFAARHTDPMHNLSAQPWQVKMANLTYDNFTLGNRSEVAIQPPSNYKTVELVFIATVTGSLSLVTVVGNILVMLSIKVNRQLQTVNNYFLFSLACADLIIGVFSMNLYTVYIIKGYWPLGAVVCDLWLALDYVVSNASVMNLLIISFDRYFCVTKPLTYPARRTTKMAGLMIAAAWILSFILWAPAILFWQFIVGKRTVPERECYIQFLSNPAVTFGTAIAAFYLPVVIMTVLYIHISLASRSRVRRHKPESRKEKKSKSLRFLKGPVIKQNNNNSPKKAVEVKEEVRNGKVDDKPSAQTEAAGHQEEKETSNESSTVSMTQTTKDKPTAEILPVGQGQSPAQPRVNPTSKWSKIKIVTKQTGTECVTAIEIVPAKAGASNHNSLSNSRPANVARKFASIARSQVRKKRQMAAREKKVTRTIFAILLAFILTWTPYNVMVLINTFCETCVPETVWSIGYWLCYVNSTINPACYALCNATFKKTFKHLLMCQYRNIGTAR
- the CHRM4 gene encoding muscarinic acetylcholine receptor M4 isoform X2; translated protein: MAAENGSAAASGGGGWGLPDPMHNLSAQPWQVKMANLTYDNFTLGNRSEVAIQPPSNYKTVELVFIATVTGSLSLVTVVGNILVMLSIKVNRQLQTVNNYFLFSLACADLIIGVFSMNLYTVYIIKGYWPLGAVVCDLWLALDYVVSNASVMNLLIISFDRYFCVTKPLTYPARRTTKMAGLMIAAAWILSFILWAPAILFWQFIVGKRTVPERECYIQFLSNPAVTFGTAIAAFYLPVVIMTVLYIHISLASRSRVRRHKPESRKEKKSKSLRFLKGPVIKQNNNNSPKKAVEVKEEVRNGKVDDKPSAQTEAAGHQEEKETSNESSTVSMTQTTKDKPTAEILPVGQGQSPAQPRVNPTSKWSKIKIVTKQTGTECVTAIEIVPAKAGASNHNSLSNSRPANVARKFASIARSQVRKKRQMAAREKKVTRTIFAILLAFILTWTPYNVMVLINTFCETCVPETVWSIGYWLCYVNSTINPACYALCNATFKKTFKHLLMCQYRNIGTAR
- the CHRM4 gene encoding muscarinic acetylcholine receptor M4 isoform X3, with product MCVSPSPSLTALPDPMHNLSAQPWQVKMANLTYDNFTLGNRSEVAIQPPSNYKTVELVFIATVTGSLSLVTVVGNILVMLSIKVNRQLQTVNNYFLFSLACADLIIGVFSMNLYTVYIIKGYWPLGAVVCDLWLALDYVVSNASVMNLLIISFDRYFCVTKPLTYPARRTTKMAGLMIAAAWILSFILWAPAILFWQFIVGKRTVPERECYIQFLSNPAVTFGTAIAAFYLPVVIMTVLYIHISLASRSRVRRHKPESRKEKKSKSLRFLKGPVIKQNNNNSPKKAVEVKEEVRNGKVDDKPSAQTEAAGHQEEKETSNESSTVSMTQTTKDKPTAEILPVGQGQSPAQPRVNPTSKWSKIKIVTKQTGTECVTAIEIVPAKAGASNHNSLSNSRPANVARKFASIARSQVRKKRQMAAREKKVTRTIFAILLAFILTWTPYNVMVLINTFCETCVPETVWSIGYWLCYVNSTINPACYALCNATFKKTFKHLLMCQYRNIGTAR
- the CHRM4 gene encoding muscarinic acetylcholine receptor M4 isoform X4 — encoded protein: MHNLSAQPWQVKMANLTYDNFTLGNRSEVAIQPPSNYKTVELVFIATVTGSLSLVTVVGNILVMLSIKVNRQLQTVNNYFLFSLACADLIIGVFSMNLYTVYIIKGYWPLGAVVCDLWLALDYVVSNASVMNLLIISFDRYFCVTKPLTYPARRTTKMAGLMIAAAWILSFILWAPAILFWQFIVGKRTVPERECYIQFLSNPAVTFGTAIAAFYLPVVIMTVLYIHISLASRSRVRRHKPESRKEKKSKSLRFLKGPVIKQNNNNSPKKAVEVKEEVRNGKVDDKPSAQTEAAGHQEEKETSNESSTVSMTQTTKDKPTAEILPVGQGQSPAQPRVNPTSKWSKIKIVTKQTGTECVTAIEIVPAKAGASNHNSLSNSRPANVARKFASIARSQVRKKRQMAAREKKVTRTIFAILLAFILTWTPYNVMVLINTFCETCVPETVWSIGYWLCYVNSTINPACYALCNATFKKTFKHLLMCQYRNIGTAR
- the MDK gene encoding midkine produces the protein MHVCSRARRQGPLCAARGLRTRPPHKGSSSAPHRTLLCTPLRIPLRIAGRMHVRGLVLLLALILLCATAEAGKNKKEKVKKDISECEDWRWGPCVPNSKDCGLGYREGTCKDESKKLKCKIPCNWKKKFGADCKYKFESWGGCSSQTGVKTRSGILKKALYNAQCEEIVYVTKPCSSKIKSKSKAKKGKGKD